The Fulvivirga ligni genome window below encodes:
- a CDS encoding transposase, which translates to MKRVNNYDSDMQSKNEIESVKDRKPVRHNKPDIDHLGGHLLKIFSGKDATCLPGITDYTWLQLYSEIGLKLYNWPSEKHFTSWLGLSPGQHQSGKKNKTRNRKYRPKAGQIFRQLAQSLIESKKIALGAFGRRLKSKRGPGIATKATARKLAVLYWRLMVKGLDYTEKGIKAYEEKMQLHREKWLIKTAKELGYELEQIPI; encoded by the coding sequence ATGAAACGGGTCAATAACTACGATTCAGATATGCAAAGCAAAAATGAAATAGAGTCTGTTAAAGACCGAAAACCAGTTAGGCATAATAAACCTGATATTGACCACTTAGGAGGACACCTACTTAAAATTTTTTCAGGCAAAGATGCTACGTGTTTGCCGGGTATTACCGATTATACCTGGCTACAATTGTATTCGGAAATAGGTCTGAAACTTTATAATTGGCCAAGCGAGAAACATTTCACTTCATGGCTAGGGTTATCTCCAGGTCAACACCAGTCCGGCAAGAAAAACAAAACCAGAAACCGAAAGTACAGGCCGAAGGCTGGACAAATATTTAGGCAACTTGCCCAAAGTTTAATTGAAAGCAAAAAGATAGCACTAGGTGCTTTTGGGCGCAGATTAAAAAGCAAAAGAGGTCCTGGAATAGCGACTAAAGCCACAGCACGAAAACTGGCAGTACTCTACTGGCGGCTTATGGTAAAAGGTCTTGACTACACAGAAAAAGGGATCAAAGCATATGAAGAAAAAATGCAGCTTCATAGAGAAAAGTGGCTAATAAAAACAGCTAAAGAATTAGGTTATGAGCTTGAACAAATACCTATTTAG